Proteins co-encoded in one bacterium genomic window:
- a CDS encoding UvrD-helicase domain-containing protein has translation MDNLLIFLNPIQLQAVTHRGSPLLVLAGAGSGKTRVVTTRVAHLIDQGDAKPDEILAVTFTNKAATEMRVRVDSLIGERTGAATAARVWVHTFHAFCARLLRREIAHIPGRESEFVIATQADQLAILKRLVGPGEGPGSLKPTDVLAVIERAKHNLVEHEAFPAHTAHEKRIKALYESYQTELLDSGALDYADLILVTVKLFTEFPEILKRWRSRFKHILVDEYQDTNTAQHELIRALASESDGLVIVGDPDQSIYRWRGADPSNILSVPQAFSNVRLITLRENYRSTQTILKAANALISHNPRPLNLDRDLWTRGEEGVKISVYAGSDEYDESGWIATEIFRSVNTEKKSNYADYAILYRTNDQSRVLEDALRKRSIPYTTIAGSRFYDRREIRDLLAYLRLIVNPNDILSFRRIINVPSRGVGKISVDRVMEEIERNPNALFDTVRRCVDEELIPPRARRAVVRLMDLLDEFTTIREPVDKLLEMLLERVDYTSWLQKAGDAVSRLENVEEFVDTAHDFISSKPDGMLEEFLEEVSLAAPIDDFDETAGSVSLLTLHASKGLEFPIVFITGVEDGLLPLMYRSSSREDEVEEERRLFFVGLTRARYSVYLTRALRRNLEGRKVWTKPSPFLKELPASLLEDHSVHNLTMFATSQDLLAVEHEQEREKAKKAAPAYSIGDRVWHEKWGRGIILSRAGDGDNLKLTVKFARHGIKKLVAKFASLQKM, from the coding sequence ATGGACAACCTGCTCATTTTCCTGAACCCGATCCAGCTCCAAGCGGTGACTCACCGTGGGTCGCCGCTTCTGGTACTGGCCGGGGCGGGAAGCGGGAAGACCAGGGTGGTGACCACCCGGGTGGCCCATCTTATTGACCAGGGCGACGCCAAGCCCGACGAGATTCTGGCGGTGACGTTCACCAACAAGGCGGCGACCGAGATGCGGGTCCGGGTGGATTCGCTCATCGGTGAGCGCACCGGCGCCGCGACCGCCGCCAGGGTCTGGGTTCACACCTTCCACGCCTTCTGCGCCCGCCTGCTGCGGCGCGAAATCGCCCACATCCCCGGACGGGAGAGCGAGTTCGTCATCGCCACCCAGGCCGACCAGTTGGCCATCCTCAAGCGGCTGGTCGGACCGGGTGAGGGGCCCGGCTCGCTGAAGCCCACCGACGTCCTGGCGGTCATCGAGCGGGCCAAGCACAACCTGGTGGAGCACGAGGCGTTCCCGGCCCACACGGCCCACGAGAAGAGAATCAAGGCCCTCTATGAGAGCTACCAGACGGAGCTCCTCGATTCGGGAGCCCTGGACTACGCCGACCTGATTTTGGTCACGGTGAAGCTTTTTACCGAATTCCCGGAAATACTCAAGCGCTGGCGGAGCCGCTTCAAGCACATCCTGGTGGACGAGTACCAGGACACCAACACGGCCCAGCACGAGCTCATCCGGGCCCTGGCCTCTGAGAGCGACGGGCTCGTCATCGTCGGCGATCCCGACCAGAGCATCTACCGCTGGCGCGGCGCCGATCCGTCGAACATCCTGAGCGTCCCCCAGGCGTTCTCGAACGTCCGCCTCATCACCCTGCGGGAGAACTACCGCTCGACCCAGACCATCCTCAAGGCGGCCAACGCCCTCATCTCCCACAACCCGCGCCCGCTCAACCTCGATCGGGACCTGTGGACGCGAGGCGAGGAGGGCGTGAAGATAAGCGTGTACGCCGGGTCCGACGAGTACGACGAGTCGGGCTGGATCGCCACGGAAATCTTCCGATCGGTCAACACGGAGAAGAAGTCGAACTACGCCGACTACGCCATCCTCTACCGCACCAACGACCAGAGCCGGGTCCTGGAGGACGCCCTTCGCAAACGGTCCATCCCGTACACGACCATCGCCGGTTCCCGGTTCTACGACCGCCGCGAGATACGGGACCTCCTGGCCTACCTGCGGCTCATCGTCAACCCCAACGACATCCTCAGCTTCCGCCGGATAATCAACGTCCCCAGCCGCGGGGTGGGAAAAATCTCCGTGGACCGCGTGATGGAGGAGATAGAGCGGAATCCCAACGCTCTCTTCGACACCGTCCGGCGCTGCGTGGACGAGGAGCTGATTCCCCCCAGGGCCCGGCGCGCCGTCGTCCGGCTGATGGACCTCCTCGACGAGTTTACGACGATCCGCGAGCCGGTGGACAAGCTGCTCGAGATGCTCTTGGAGCGCGTGGACTACACGAGCTGGCTGCAGAAGGCGGGCGACGCCGTTTCCCGGCTGGAGAACGTGGAGGAGTTCGTGGACACGGCCCACGATTTCATCTCCTCGAAACCCGACGGCATGTTGGAGGAGTTCCTCGAGGAAGTCTCCCTGGCCGCCCCCATAGACGACTTCGACGAAACCGCGGGGTCCGTGTCCCTTCTGACCCTCCACGCCTCCAAGGGGCTCGAGTTCCCCATCGTCTTCATCACCGGCGTCGAGGATGGGCTTTTGCCCCTGATGTACAGGAGTTCCTCCAGGGAAGATGAAGTAGAGGAGGAGCGCCGCCTCTTTTTCGTGGGGCTGACCCGTGCCCGATACTCGGTCTATCTCACGCGGGCGCTGCGGCGCAATCTCGAGGGCCGCAAGGTGTGGACCAAGCCCAGCCCGTTTCTGAAGGAGTTGCCCGCCAGCCTCCTCGAGGACCACTCCGTCCACAACCTGACCATGTTCGCGACCTCCCAGGACCTTTTGGCCGTGGAGCATGAGCAGGAGCGGGAGAAGGCGAAGAAAGCGGCGCCGGCCTACTCCATCGGGGACCGGGTCTGGCACGAAAAGTGGGGGCGGGGGATAATCCTCTCCCGGGCCGGGGACGGCGACAACCTCAAGCTCACCGTCAAATTCGCCCGCCACGGCATCAAGAAGCTCGTCGCCAAGTTCGCCAGTCTGCAGAAGATGTGA